The Polyangium mundeleinium genome contains the following window.
GGGGACATGCTCCAGCCCCGTACGTTCGACAAGGAGCTCGTCCTCGTGGTGAAGGCGCTCGCGGAGGCGCGCGCGCGTGTCGGCAGCAAGATGGAGGTGCCCGCGGCCGTGACGAAGGCGCACCCGCACCTCTTGCTCGTGCTCGCGAACTACGAGCGCGCGGCGTCCGCGGCCGAGGACGGGAACTTCAAGAAGTTCATGGAGCACCTCAACGCCGCGCGTGACGAGGACCGGAACTTCCGCGCGATCCTGAAAGAGCTCGGCTACGCGCTGCCGGACGTGAACGCGAAAAAATGAACGCCGCGCAGGCCTGAAAACGAAACGGGCCGCCTCGATCGAGGTGGCCCGTTTTCGTTCGTGGTCGTCGCTCGTGCCTAGAGGACGAGGCCGATGTCGAAGGCGAGCGTGTATTGCCGGGGCATGCCGTCGAACTTGTTCACCTTGGTATCCGCGGCGTCGTTCGGATCCGGCGTGAAGACCTGCGAATCCTCGTCCTGGTTCGCCTCCTGCGGATCGATGACGTCGGTGACGAAGTGCGCACCGATGCGGATCATCTGGAAGCGGAGCTGCAAGCCCGCGTCGATGCGGTGGCGCGTCATGCGCACCGGATCGAACACGGCCGTGTTGTTGAAGTCCGCGCTCGTACCCGCGCCGCAGACGGGCTGGCCATCGCGGTAGGGCTTGCTGGGATCGGGCGTGGCCGGCGAGTTGCCGCCCTGGTAGCCGCAGTAGTTCAGCGCGTCGGTGTTCGGCGTAAGATCGATGAGGCCCGAGTCGCCGAAGATGCGGAGGAACGAGTAACCGACGTACGGCGTGAGCACGACGCTGCCCGCGATCGGGATCGGCTTCGAGAGCTGCGCATCCGCGGCCGCGACCGTGAGCTGAAACTCGGGGTTGCCCGTGAGGGTCGTGACCGAGCCGCCGACCGCGATGTCCGGGAAGATCGCGGGGATGCCCGTGCGGAAACCTTCGAGCAGCGCGATACGCACGTCGGCGCCGAGGATGCCGATGTTCGAGTTCGCCATGAACCCGATCTTCGTGCCGAGCTCCATGCCGAGGATGCCGAGCGGCAACGAGAGCGGCGCGAAGCCGTACCGGGTCTTCATCGAGAAGACCTGGAGGAAGTCGTCGGGGCCGGTGTTGCGCGTGGAGAAGAGCTTGTTGTTCGGGTCCTGCTTGCCTTGCGTCCCGAGCGCCCAGTACTGCGAGTCCGACGAGATGTTCGTGAACGCGCCCTCGAACGCGAGATCGAACCCGCCGTAGCCGGTCGTCCGCGCCGGATGCATCGCCGTCGGCGCGAGCGCGAAGCCCCACTCGCCGATGAGCTTCGCGAACGCGAGATCGTCTGTGCCGCAACGGGAGTAGCCCGACTGCGGGTTGTAGTAGAGGCCGCCGTTTCCGCCCGGCGCGCGGCAACTCTCGTCCGTCACGAGGCGCGCGAGGGCCGGGTCCATCGTGTCCGCCTGTGCCTGGCGAGGCACTGCCACAGCCGCGACGAGCGCGGCAGCCGCCGCGATCCACCCGAATCGACGCATACCAGGATCTCCGAGGCGCGAGGCTACGGTGGGGGCCGCTTTCCCGTCAAGGTCTCTGAGGGCGGAAGCTTGTGCCTGGGGCGCATGGGGCTAGAAAGACGCCCGTGGCCAAGGACCAGCGCCCTCGCCTCCGCGCAAAACCGCTCGACCAGCCCCTCCACGTCGTGCTGATCGACCCCGAAATCCCGCAGAACACCGGCAGCATCGCCCGGCTCACGGCCGCCACGAAGAGCAAGCTGCACCTCGTCGGCAAGCTCGGCTTCCGCATCGACGAGCACTCCGTCCGCCGCGCCGGCGTCGACTACTGGCACCTCGTCGAGCTCGAACAACACGTTGACTTCGAGCAGTTCCGCGCGCGCTTGCCGGCCCCGCGGCTCTGCCTCTTCAGCGCCGTGGCCACGAAGAGTTACCTCGACGCGGGCTACAAGCCCGGCGACGCGCTCGTGTTCGGCAAGGAGAGCAAGGGCCTCGACGACGCGCTGCTCGAGCGCTTCCCCGATGACGTCTACGGCATCCCGACCCTCGGGCCCGTGCGCTCGCTGAACCTGGCGAACGCGGTGGGCATCGTGCTCTACGAGGCGCTGCGGCAGATCGGCGCGCTCTCGCAGACGACGCTCGGATGAGGCCAGGCCGCGCCTTTACGCGCCCCGACGCACGCGCTACGCCCGGAGCCCGCTCGATGCCGAAGCCTCTCTCCGCACGCCTCGCCGCGACCCTGCTCGCCGCGACCCTGCTCGTCACGGCCGCGGGCTGCAACCGGCGCCCCGCGAACGCATCGCCCGACGGCGCCGTGCGCGAGCTCGTCGAGCGGCTGCGGCTCGTGAACGGCGACCCGGCCGCGGCGAAGTCTGCGTTCGAGCTGCTCTCGAAGCGCGCGCGCACGAACCTCGCCGAGCGAGCCCAGCGCTACAGCGCGGCGAGCGGCAAGACGATCGCGCCCGAGGCGATGATCGTGCCCTCGCGCTTCGTCGTGCGTTTCGAGCCGCAGCGGTATGCGGCGCAGATCTCCGGCAACCACGCGCTCGTCGAGATCATCGGCCTCGGGCCGGGGGATCACGCGCAGGTCGCGTGCGTGTTCGAGGACGAAGCATGGCGCGTGGATCTCCCGTTTCCCCCGCTGCCGCCCGTGCAGGTTCGTCCGGGAAATAATTAAAAAAGCCGAAGGGCCGATTCCTGCTGGAATCGGCCCTCTTCGGGGAACCGGGCGGGGACCCCAAACCCCCTTGCCCGCGCGGTTCTACGGTTCAGTTGGCGAGAAAGATCGCCTCGATCTCGGTCTTCACCTGCTCCTCGGTTTGACCGCGCGCGATCGCGATCTCCTTCACGATCAGCGAGCGCGCCGTGTCGAGCATGCGGCGCTCGCCGAAGGAGAGCTGCTTGTCCGTCTTCAGACGGTAGAGATCACGCAGAACCTCGGCGACGTCGTAAATCGAGCCCGTCTTGATCTTGTCCATGAAACCGCGGTAACGGCGGTTCCAGGTCTGGTTGTCGAACGCGATCGTGCGCTCGCGCAGGATATCGAAGATCTCGCGGATCTCCTGCTCCGAGATCACCTGACGGAGCCCGACGGCGCTGGCGTTGGAAACCGGCACCATGATCTTGCGGTCGGTGTCGAGGATACGGAGAACGTAGAAGCGCTGGCGGTTCCCGGCGATGTCTTTCTCTTCGATGTTGACGACCTCGGCCACGCCCTGGGCCGGATAAACCGCCTTGTCGCCTACCTTGAACTGGATCTCCGAACGAGCCTGCATACTGTCTCCTTTGCCTACCGCCCCGCCGCTACGATCCCGTGTCCCCGCTGGGCCGAGCGATCTGATCGCTCGAGGTCGGCCAGGAACCGTTGGATCTGGGGTCTCATTCCGAAGAGCCGAGCGCCGCCGCGAAGACCACGATAAGGGCCTGGGGGATGCGGGAGATCGCAGAGCGCTGCGGGTTCGGTCACCATCGAAGACACCGCGGGGGAGCTGACGGTGGAAGGGGTTTCGGGGTTGTTGAGAGAAGTCCCCTCACGTCTCGAGGTCTCGACGCCTCGGTGAGGGGTTAGTTTGCGCCAGGCGCGCGCACTCTAGTTAGAACGCCGGGATCTGTCAACCGAATTGGCGCGACCCGGCATGCTTCCATACAGTTATGGCAACGGTCCGGTGAAACGGCAACGGACACGCGCATGGTCGGGCGGGAGAGCGAGCGATCGCCGTTACGAAAGGCGCCCTTCTGCCAGCCTCCGCGCGAGCCCCCAACGCACGCCCCGATCCGACACCACGAGCTCGACAGTGGATTCCACGGCGGGCGTGTGCAGCGCACGCGCCTCCGAGGCCCACGCGAGCACCTCCGCGACGAGAACCCCACCCGCGACGATCACGTCCGCACGCTCCGGCTTGATCGTCTGCAAGGTCCGCCGCTCCACGAGCGGCATGGTCGCGAGCGAACCCACGGCGCGGACGACCTCGTCCTGCGAGAGACGCGCGCCATGCACGCGGGAAGCGTCGTACGGGAAGACGTCCCGTGCATAGGACGCGAGCGTCGTCACCGTGCCGGCCACGCCGACGAGCGCGCCGCTCGGCGAGAAGCCCGTGCGCTCGAGTGATGCGCGCACGTCCGCCCGCACCGCTTCGAGCTCCGCCGCCGTCGGCGGGTCGCTCTTCACGTGCCGCTCCGTGAGCCGCACGCTGCCGATGTCGAGGCTCGTCGCGCGCGCGAGCCCTCCGGCCGCGTCCCCCGTCACGATCTCCGTGCTGCCGCCTCCGACGTCGAAGACCGTGACGGGCCCCGAGAGGCCAAGCCCCGAGAGCGCGCCCTCGAAGGTGAGCTCTGCCTCCTCGCGCCCCGACACGACACGCGGCTCCACGCCGAGCCGCGCCTTCGCCTCCGCGCGGAATGCGTCGCCGCCGCTCGCGTCGCGCATCGCGCTCGTGCCCACGGCGGCGATCTTCGAGGCG
Protein-coding sequences here:
- a CDS encoding tRNA (cytidine(34)-2'-O)-methyltransferase gives rise to the protein MAKDQRPRLRAKPLDQPLHVVLIDPEIPQNTGSIARLTAATKSKLHLVGKLGFRIDEHSVRRAGVDYWHLVELEQHVDFEQFRARLPAPRLCLFSAVATKSYLDAGYKPGDALVFGKESKGLDDALLERFPDDVYGIPTLGPVRSLNLANAVGIVLYEALRQIGALSQTTLG
- a CDS encoding CarD family transcriptional regulator, translating into MQARSEIQFKVGDKAVYPAQGVAEVVNIEEKDIAGNRQRFYVLRILDTDRKIMVPVSNASAVGLRQVISEQEIREIFDILRERTIAFDNQTWNRRYRGFMDKIKTGSIYDVAEVLRDLYRLKTDKQLSFGERRMLDTARSLIVKEIAIARGQTEEQVKTEIEAIFLAN
- a CDS encoding Ppx/GppA phosphatase family protein, which encodes MRFAAIDIGTNSVLLLVVEQRGDDLVPIVERATITRLGQGVDATRKLAPEAVTRTLDCLAKYGEELRAAGASKIAAVGTSAMRDASGGDAFRAEAKARLGVEPRVVSGREEAELTFEGALSGLGLSGPVTVFDVGGGSTEIVTGDAAGGLARATSLDIGSVRLTERHVKSDPPTAAELEAVRADVRASLERTGFSPSGALVGVAGTVTTLASYARDVFPYDASRVHGARLSQDEVVRAVGSLATMPLVERRTLQTIKPERADVIVAGGVLVAEVLAWASEARALHTPAVESTVELVVSDRGVRWGLARRLAEGRLS